A single genomic interval of Antechinus flavipes isolate AdamAnt ecotype Samford, QLD, Australia chromosome 1, AdamAnt_v2, whole genome shotgun sequence harbors:
- the NFIL3 gene encoding nuclear factor interleukin-3-regulated protein has product MQLRKMQTIKKEPALVDTSKNVDKMIVITSALTEVSEDLNTNEDLLLTEGVGGKNKSSACRRKREFIPDEKKDAMYWEKRRKNNEAAKRSREKRRLNDLVLENKLIALGEENASLKAELLSLKLKFGLISSTLYAQEIQKLSNSTAVYFQDYQTTKSNSTFLDDHETSIVGSSCISVIKHSPQSSLSDVSEVSMEHSQESPIQNNCISPPNKFQDIKQEPMELESYTRESRDDRSSYTTSIYQNYIGSTFSGYSHSPPLLQVNRSSSNSPRTSETDDGVVGKSSDGEDEQQVPKGPIHSPVELKSIHATVKVPEVNSALPHKLRIKAKAMQIKVETLDNEFDVTQKLSSPIDMSSKRHFELEKNDTQNLVHSSLTPFSVQVTNIQDWSLKPEHWDPKELNGKIENGCKTGVIGIKNNLYNVSDSENLYLKQGIANLSAEVASLKRLITTQQISASDST; this is encoded by the coding sequence ATGCAGCTAAGAAAAATGCAGACCATTAAAAAGGAGCCAGCACTTGTTGATACAAGTAAAAATGTGGACAAAATGATAGTAATTACTTCTGCTCTAACTGAAGTGTCTGAAGATTTGAATACAAATGAAGATCTATTACTTACTGAAGGAGTTGGTGGAAAAAACAAATCTTCAGCTTGCCGGAGAAAACGGGAATTCATTCCAGATGAAAAGAAAGATGCTATGtattgggaaaaaagaagaaaaaataatgaagctgCCAAAAGATCTCGTGAGAAACGTCGGCTGAATGACTTAGTTTTGGAAAACAAACTAATTGCATTGGGAGAAGAGAATGCTTCTTTAAAAGCAGAACTGCTCtcactaaaattaaaatttggttTAATTAGTTCTACATTATATGCTCAGGAGATTCAGAAACTCAGTAATTCTACAGCTGTATATTTCCAAGACTATCAAACAACCAAATCAAACAGCACATTTTTGGATGATCATGAAACTTCTATAGTGGGAAGTAGTTGCATTTCTGTCATTAAACACTCTCCTCAGAGTTCTTTGTCTGATGTCTCAGAAGTATCAATGGAGCATTCTCAGGAGAGTCCTATTCAGAACAATTGCATAAGTCCTCCAAATAAGTTTCAAGATATAAAACAGGAACCTATGGAATTAGAAAGCTATACAAGAGAGTCAAGAGATGATAGAAGTTCCTATACAACATCCATTTATCAAAACTACATAGGAAGTACCTTCTCTGGTTATTCTCATTCACCTCCTCTTTTGCAAGTTAATCGATCCTCTAGCAATTCACCAAGAACATCAGAAACTGATGATGGTGTGGTAGGCAAGTCATCTGATGGAGAAGATGAGCAGCAAGTTCCTAAAGGCCCAATTCATTCACCAGTTGAACTTAAAAGCATCCATGCAACAGTTAAAGTTCCAGAAGTGAATTCTGCACTACCACATAAGCTTCGGATTAAAGCCAAAGCCATGCAAATAAAAGTAGAAACATTAGATAATGAATTTGATGTCACACAGAAACTCTCCTCACCTATTGATATGTCATCGAAGAGACATTTTGAACTTGAAAAGAATGATACACAAAATTTGGTACATTCTTCCCTTACTCCTTTCTCTGTGCAAGTGACTAACATTCAAGATTGGTCACTCAAACCAGAACACTGGGATCCAAAAGAACTCAATGGCAAAATTGAAAATGGTTGCAAAACTGGAGTTATtggaattaaaaacaatttatacaatgtcTCTGATTCAGAGAACTTGTATTTAAAACAAGGGATAGCAAACTTATCTGCAGAGGTTGCTTCACTTAAAAGACTTATAACCACACAACAAATTTCTGCTTCAGATTCTACTTAA